The following coding sequences are from one Melospiza melodia melodia isolate bMelMel2 chromosome 2, bMelMel2.pri, whole genome shotgun sequence window:
- the CHAMP1 gene encoding chromosome alignment-maintaining phosphoprotein 1: protein MDMLQILRKTTERLECDYCSFRGTDYENIQIHMGTVHPECCDEMDAAGLGKLIFYQKSAKLFHCHKCFFTSKMYCNVYYHIKAQHAAPEKWNEEQKEQQVEGDSDSSKKSVMLEPQKPTLSPESGKPALSPELPKSEPVVSPRLQKSSVSPEPQKSSQVTSPEPEKSVQTVSPDPEKSAQATSPDPEKLASSVSPDPQKPSPAVSPDPQKPSPVVSPDPQKPSPAVSPDPQKPAPAASPEPRRHSPAISPEPRRHSPAVSPEPRRYSPAVSPEPKKPPPAASPEPRRYAPAVSPEPRRHPSQMRRPASAASPESRRPASAVSPESWRPGPTVSPEPWRASPHEVQKSPTVSPWASKPAMSVSVESRRSAPESRRPGSVVLPEPRRLVSDSCKSTSFSESQKSALVSSEPWKPISSVYPEGWKPVLSPDTWKHSPPVSPELRKSSHTVSSDSWKPSFFPEVRKPGVSVSPESWKLSESRKSMYFSETQKSTSAASSEIQKRAHFPEPRKRVLFPETRKSNPAASTDVQKRAVFSEPQNQTSTSAVSTEGQKQALCSEAQKSALVSSEVQKHALFSEAQKLTSISSEVQESTSFLESQKSTSPEVQKHGLFTESQKPTPVSPETLKQAVFTDCQKSAVSPDVQKHAVFSEMQKPAAALSSDVQRHAETTVPSEIQKNILFSEPHKSASGFFSEPQTPSESGESDFLSHSLDDQKPLDDLFSQDEQSILAKESPEHMLYSCPKKKPKKENQENSDSELNSSECGKPVVDSMEIKEQESNSDQEQYDMESSDYSKESKMDATTPTQPPCVLQFTEEKEAFISEEEIAKYMKRGKGKYYCKICCCRAMKKGAVLHHLVNKHNVQSPYKCKICGKAFLLESLLKNHVAAHGQSLLKCPRCNFESNFPRGFKKHLTHCQSRHSDDTPKKHLDSLEPLEEQI, encoded by the coding sequence ATGGACATGCTGCAGATACTACGGAAAACCACAGAGCGCTTGGAATGTGACTACTGCAGCTTCAGGGGAACTGACTATGAGAACATACAAATTCATATGGGTACCGTTCACCCAGAGTGTTGTGATGAAATGGATGCTGCTGGTTTGGGTAAACTTATATTTTATCAAAAAAGTGCAAAACTGTTTCACTGCCATAAATGTTTCTTTACCAGCAAGATGTATTGCAACGTGTATTATCACATCAAAGCACAGCATGCAGCACCTGAGAAGTGGAATGAAGAGCAGAAAGAGCAACAGGTAGAAGGAGATTCAGATTCGTCCAAGAAAAGTGTCATGTTGGAGCCACAGAAACCTACCCTTTCCCCTGAGTCAGGCAAACCTGCCCTTTCTCCTGAACTCCCCAAATCAGAACCTGTTGTTTCCCCCAGGCTTCAGAAATCTTCTGTGTCCCCAGAGCCCCAGAAGTCTTCTCAGGTGACTTCCCCAGAGCCAGAGAAGTCAGTCCAGACTGTGTCCCCAGATCCAGAAAAGTCAGCCCAAGCCACATCTCCCGATCCAGAGAAGTTAGCCTCATCTGTGTCCCCTGACCCACAGAAGCCATCTCCTGCTGTGTCTCCTGACCCACAGAAGCCATCTCCTGTCGTGTCTCCTGACCCACAGAAGCCATCTCCTGCTGTGTCCCCCGACCCACAGAAGCCAGCCCCGGCCGCGTCGCCAGAGCCCCGCCGGCATTCCCCCGCCATATCGCCTGAGCCCCGGCGCCATTCTCCTGCTGTGTCTCCAGAGCCCCGCAGATActccccagctgtgtcaccagAGCCAAAGAAACCTCCTCCAGCAGCGTCCCCTGAGCCACGGAGGTACGCCCCAGCCGTGTCTCCTGAGCCACGCAGGCATCCCTCCCAGATGCGTCGGCCTGCTTCTGCTGCTTCTCCTGAGAGCCGGAGACCCGCTTCTGCGGTTTCACCGGAGTCATGGAGACCTGGCCCAACTGTTTCCCCTGAGCCCTGGAGGGCTTCACCTCATGAAGTGCAGAAGTCTCCCACAGTTTCTCCCTGGGCTTCAAAGCCTGCCATGTCGGTGTCCGTGGAATCCCGGAGGTCTGCCCCTGAGTCCCGAAGGCCTGGTTCAGTTGTGTTGCCAGAACCTAGGAGGCTTGTTTCTGATTCGTGTAAGTCTACGTCCTTTTCTGAATCCCAGAAATCTGCTCTTGTTTCTTCTGAGCCCTGGAAACCCATCTCATCTGTTTACCCTGAAGGCTGGAAACCTGTTCTGTCCCCTGACACGTGGAAGCATTCTCCCCCTGTTTCTCCTGAGCTTCGAAAGTCCAGTCACACTGTTTCCTCTGACTCTTGGAAGCCTTCTTTCTTTCCTGAGGTCCGTAAGCCTGGTGTTTCAGTATCTCCTGAATCTTGGAAACTCTCTGAGTCACGGAAATCAATGTATTTTtctgaaactcagaaatccacctCAGCTGCTTCATCTGAGATTCAGAAACGGGCTCATTTCCCTGAGCCTCGGAAAAGAGTGTTGTTCCCAGAGACTCGCAAATCTAATCCTGCTGCCTCTACTGATGTCCAGAAACGTGCTGTCTTTTCTGAGCCCCAGAATCAGACATCTACTTCTGCTGTTTCTACTGAAGGTCAAAAACAAGCTCTGTGTTCTGAAGCCCAAAAATCTGCTCTTGTTTCTTCTGAAGTCCAGAAGCATGCCCTGTTTTCTGAAGCCCAAAAACTCACTTCCATTTCCTCTGAAGTTCAGGAGTCTACTTCCTTTCTAGAGTCTCAGAAATCCACATCTCCTGAAGTTCAGAAACATGGTCTCTTTACTGAGTCCCAGAAACCTACTCCTGTTTCTCCCGAGACACTCAAGCAAGCTGTTTTCACAGACTGCCAGAAATCTGCTGTTTCCCCTGATGTTCAAAAGCATGCTGTATTTTCTGAGATGCAGAAGCCTGCTGCTGCTCTATCCTCTGATGTCCAGAGACATGCTGAAACTACTGTACCTTCTGAAATCCAGAAGAACATCCTGTTTTCCGAGCCTCACAAGTCTGCTTCGGGCTTTTTCTCTGAGCCCCAAACACCTAGTGAGTCTGGTGAGAGTGACTTTCTCTCTCACAGTTTAGATGATCAGAAACCACTGGATGATTTATTCTCACAGGATGAACAGTCAATATTAGCCAAAGAATCACCTGAACACATGTTATATTCATGCCCAAAAAAGAAGCCCAAGAAGGAAAACCAGGAGAACTCAGATTCTGAACTAAATAGtagtgagtgtggaaaaccagtGGTGGACTCAATGGAGATAAAGGAACAAGAGTCCAACAGTGACCAAGAGCAGTATGATATGGAGTCATCTGATTACAGCAAAGAGAGCAAAATGGATGCAACTACTCCTACGCAGCCACCGTGTGTGCTTCAGTTTACTGAAGAGAAAGAGGCTTTCATCTCTGAGGAAGAAATAGCAAAGTACATGAAGCGTGGCAAGGGAAAGTATTACTGCAAAATCTGTTGCTGTCGTGCAATGAAAAAAGGTGCTGTCTTGCACCATTTAGTTAACAAGCATAATGTTCAAAGCCCATACAAATGTAAAATATGTGGCAAAGCTTTTCTCTTGGAGTCTCTTCTTAAAAATCATGTTGCTGCTCATGGTCAAAGTCTGTTGAAGTGTCCCCGTTGTAATTTTGAATCAAATTTTCCCCGAGGCTTTAAGAAACATTTAACCCATTGCCAAAGCCGTCATAGTGATGATACACCTAAAAAACACTTGGACAGCCTTGAACCACTTGAAGAACAAATTtaa